One segment of Chionomys nivalis chromosome 3, mChiNiv1.1, whole genome shotgun sequence DNA contains the following:
- the Fstl1 gene encoding follistatin-related protein 1, translated as MWKRWLALALVAVALVRGEEEPRSKSKICANVFCGAGRECAVTEKGEPTCLCIEQCKPHKRPVCGSNGKTYLNHCELHRDACLTGSKIQVDYDGHCKEKKSVSPSASPIVCYQANRDELRRRIIQWLEAEIIPDGWFSKGSNYSEILDKYFKNFDNGDSRLDSSEFLKFVEQNETAINITTYADQENNKLLRGLCVDALIELSDEDADWKLNFQEFLKCLNPSFNPPEKKCALEDETYADGAETEVDCNRCVCSCGHWVCTAMTCDGKNQKGTQTQTEEQKTRYVQELQKHQETAEKTKKVNTKEM; from the exons GAAGAACCGAGGAGCAAATCCAAGATCTGCGCCAATGTGTTCTGTGGAGCTGGCCGGGAGTGTGCAGTCACAGAGAAGGGGGAGCCCACGTGCCTCTGCATTGAG CAATGCAAACCTCACAAGAGGCCTGTATGCGGCAGTAATGGGAAGACCTACCTCAACCACTGTGAACTTCACAGAGACGCCTGCCTCACTGGATCCAAGATCCAGGTGGATTATGATGGACACTGCAAAG AAAAGAAGTCTGTGAGTCCCTCTGCCAGCCCAA TTGTCTGCTATCAAGCTAACCGCGATGAGCTCCGGCGTCGCATCATCCAATGGCTGGAGGCTGAGATCATTCCAGATGGCTGGTTCTCGAAAGGCAGCAACTACAGTGAGATCCTGGACAAGTACTTTAAG AACTTTGATAATGGTGACTCTCGCCTGGACTCCAGCGAATTCCTGAAATTCGTGGAACAGAATGAAACAGCCATCAACATCACCACTTACGCTGATCAGGAGAACAACAAGCTGCTCAG AGGACTCTGCGTCGATGCTCTCATCGAGCTGTCTGATGAGGACGCTGACTGGAAACTCAACTTCCAGGAGTTCCTCAAGTGCCTCAAcccctccttcaaccctcctGAGAAGA AGTGTGCCCTGGAGGATGAAACCTACGCAGACGGAGCCGAGACCGAGGTAGACTGTAACCGCTGTGTCTGCTCCTGTGGACACTGGGTCTGCACCGCAATGACCTGTGATG GAAAGAATCAGAAGGGGACCCAGACCCAGACAGAAGAGCAGAAGACCAGATATGTCCAGGAACTCCAGAAGCACCAG GAAACAGCTGAGAAGACCAAGAAGGTAAACACCAAAGAAATGTAA